Genomic DNA from Candidatus Binataceae bacterium:
GCAACCGTCCTTCGCTAGCAGCCGATGGAAAGCCTGGAGCTTCTCGAAGAGTGGAGAAGGGCGGGCCAGCTCGCCTTGCTCTGCCCCTGTGGCAAACATGTCCAGCTGAAACGGCTGGGCTGCTGCCGTGCCTGTTACGACCGGCGCCAACATTCCCTGCGCTTTTTCGGCGGCCGGCGCGAGCGCGTCGTCAGGCGCGATCGCTTCTGCTGCCAAGGATGTGGCGTCAGATCCCGCCTGGTGGTTCATCATCGGAGCAAAGATAACGAGGATGAAGCACTGATCACCCTGTGCATCCGCTGCCACATACGCGTGCATCGGTGGCGCTGCCTTCATCACTGGGTGCCTGGAGTAGTGATGAAACTATGGAGCGAACTCCACGCCGACGCGCCGGTTCAATTGCAATTCCAAATTAAGCCCCATTACTCGCATTGCGAATGATCGCTCAACGATGACTAAGGGCAGCAGCCGCTCACGGCCGGAAGTATCACGATAAATACGATCGCAGGACGGGCATTGGACCTCGCGAAACGAGACTATTAATCGAGCGTTTTGGTTCTTGCGGAAACAGACGGCAGGCGAGCCATACAAGATGGAACCGTTATCTTTTAGCTGCTAAGACTTCGAGCAAGTAGGACGGCGGAGTCAGCAAAATGCGCTGCGGGCGATGCGGGGCTGACAATCCAGATGGCAAGCGCTTCTGTGGCGATTGCGGCGCTGCATTCGCGCTATGTTGTCCGCAATGTGGTGCTGAGAATCCATACGACAAGAAGTTTTGCGGGGACTGCGGCGCATCGCTTATACAACAACCTGTTGCCGCAGAGGGAGCCGAAGCATCCGCGTTAGTCGAAGCCACGCAGTCAATCGGTGAGCGGCGGCATCTGACGGTACTGTTCTGCGATTTGGTCGATTCAACCGCGCTGGCCTCGCAACTGGATCCTGAGGATTGGCGTTCCGCCGTGGGCGCTTACCATCGCACCGCCGCCGAGGCGATCACCCGGTTCGGTGGCCATGTCGCTAAGTATCTGGGCGACGGCGTGATGGCTTTCTTCGGTTACCCCGAAGCCCACGACAACGACGCCGAACGCGCCGCGAGGTCGGGACTCGCACTTCTCGACGCGCTCGCCGTGCTCAATGAATCTTCAGCTCATCCGCGACTCGCCGCCCGCATCGGTATCGACTCCGGCCCGGTGGTGGTCGGAGCCGGAGCTGGACCAGGCGCCGACGTCTTTGGTGACGTGCCCAATGTCGCCGCTCGCGTGCAGTCCGCCGCCGAATCCGATTCCGTCTTCGTCACGGCTGCAACCCATCGTCTGATTTCCGGCCTCTTCATCACCGAGGATCGCGGCACCCAAACGCTCAAGGGTATCGCCGAACCACTGCCGCTCTACCGTATTGTCCGTCCGAGCGGCGCCCGCGGACGCCTCGAAGCTGCCGCTGCAGCCCGCGGTCTGACGCCGTTCGTTGGCCGCGACGATGAACTCCGGCTCCTGACCAGCCGCTGGGAACGCGCTCGCGAGGGCGAGGGTCAAGTCGCCCTGATCATTGGCGAGGCCGGCATCGGCAAGTCGCGCCTACTCCATCGCTTCCGCGAGACCCTTAGCGGCGCACCGCACAGCTGGATCGACGCGGCCGCCGGCGCCTTCTTCCAGCACACGCCCTTTTATCCGGTGACTGAGATATTGCGCCAGTTGGTGTGGGTGCAGAGCTTCAATCGCCTCGACGATTATCTTCGCGACCCCACCATCACCAGCAAGCGCGACAGCGAACCTACTCCCACGCCAGTAAGTACGGTTCCGGATGAGGCGATCGCGCAGTTACTTACCGGCCTGACGCAGGCGGGAATCAGCCCCGCTGTTGCTATTCCGCTGTTGGCCCCGCTCCTCAACCTAGCGTTGCCGTCTGAGTACGCACCATCGTCGCTGCCGCCCGATCAGCAGCGCCGCCGCCTGCTCGCGACGCTCGTTGCCTGGATTCTCGCCACCGCCCGCACGCAGCCGCTGATCATCGCGATTGAAGATTTGCACTGGGCCGATCCCTCGACCCTCGAGCTGATTCAGTTGCTCGTCGAGCAGGGCAACACCGTGCCTCTGTTTTTGTTATTCACCGCGCGGCCCGAGTTTCGTTCCCCGTGGCCGCTGCGGTCGCATCACGCCCAAATCAACTTGAACCGTCTCAACGTCCGCGACGTCCGCACCATCGTTGCGCAGATTGCCGCGCAAAAGGCCCTCGCCGACGAAACTGTGTCAGCGGTCGTTGACCGCACCGGCGGCGTCCCGCTGTTTGTTGAGGAACTCACGCGTGCGCTGCTTGAACGCGCCGACGCCCGTCCTACTGGCCGCGAGATTCCCGCCACCCTGCATGACTCGCTGATTGCGCGCCTCGATCGGCTCGGCCCCGCCCGCGAAACTCTTCAGCTTGGCGCTGTACTCGGCAGCGACTTTTCCTACGAGCTGTTATATGCGATCCACCCCACGCACGATCACGATGAATTGCAACGCCACCTGCGTCTTCTCACCGATGCCGAACTGCTCTACGTGCGTGGACTGGCGCCCGACGCGACCTATCAGTTCAAACACGCGTTGATTCGCGACGCCGCTTACGAAGCCTTGCTCAAAAGCCGCCGCAAGGAACTGCATCGATTAGTCGCGCAGACTATCGATACTCAGTTTTCAACTCTCAAAGAGAATCAACCCGAAGTCCTCGCCCAGCACTGGACCGAAGCCGGCCAAATTGAACCCGCGATCGCAGCATGGATTCGAGCCAGCCAGGCAGCGAAATCTCGCAACGCTTTCAACGAAGCACTGCGTCATTATGAAGCGGCAATTGAGTTAACTGGAGAGTTGCCGGAAGCCGCCGAGCACGACTCACAGAAGCTAGGACTCTTAGCGGCAATGACGCAACTGTTGGTAAATGCAAAAGGGCTCAGTGCTCCTGAAACTCGCGAGGCCATGGAGCAAGCATGTACTCTGGCCGAGAAGGTCGGGAATCTGCCTCAACTCATTTTACACCTCTTCTGGATCTGGCTCTCAGTGATGGCCGCGGGCACTCCCCAGAGCGCCGCTCCAATCGCGGACGAAATATTGGTTCTTGCCGAGCGCGACGCCACTCCCGCTAGTCTTGGACTTGCTCGCTTGGCTCAGGCCCGCGTGCACCTCTACACTGGAGACCTCCTCGGGGCGGAGGAATATTTCGCCAGCTATTCCATTCACCTTACGGGAGACGAGTTAAAGCCACTTTATGGAGGGTTTGCGGGTGCATGGGCGCTTGCTGGCTTTGGTGCCTGGCTCTTGGGTCATGTCGATTCTGCCCGCAGCCGAGTTGCCAGGGCGATCGACCTTGGAAGCAAGAGCGATGATCCATATCCTCTCGCGCTCGCACTATATGTGGAGAGCCGGTTCTTCGGGTATCTAAAAGAATTTGGACGTGCCGAGGCTGCGGCTGCGCGAGCAGCAGCCTTGTCCAAAGAGCATGGTTTTGGCCAAGTGCTGCAATATGCCCGCCTGGAAATGGGCTGGGCGCGTGCGCAACTAGGGTTTGCGAGCGAAGGGGTGTCTACGATCAATCAAAGTCTGGCTGGCTTGGACGAGATCGGAGTACGCACAGGCCTCGCCGATTTCCTCACGCAGTTGGCCGAAGCACAGGCACTCGATGGCAAGGTCGATATTGCGTTAAGCACGATCGAGAAAGCACTTGTAACGAACCCCGAGGAAGTCGTTTTCCGTCCCAACGCTCTGAATTGTCGCGGCGAAATCCAGCTCAAGCTCAACCATCTCGACTTGGCCGAATCCGACTTCCGCGGCGCGATCACTCTCGCCAAATCGATGAGCGCGAAATCATTGGAACTATCCGCAACTATATCGCTGGCACGACTCCTTCGCGACACCATCCGCCGCGACGAAGCCTATTCGATGCTCTCCGCTATCTACAATTGGTTCACCGAAGGCTTCGACACCACTGACTTGAAGGAAGCCAAGGCTCTCCTCGACGAGTTGAGCGCGTGACAATGAGTTGCTCGAAGTGCGGGGCTGACAACCGGGAGGGCCGCAAGTTCTGCGCGAAATGCGCCGCTCCACTTGCGCGTTTGTGTTCGCAATGTGGTGCTTCAAACGAACCCGGAGCGGACTTCTGTGGCGAATGCGCCTCTCCGCTTGCGCAGCCTACGGCCGCTTCGCAAAAGAAATCGAACAACGGTCCGATACGGATAACCGACACGACCGCCAGCGAAAACCTTGAGGGGGAGCGGAAGACGGTGACGGCGCTGTTCGCGGACATCAAAGGATCGACCGAGTTGATGGAGGATCTCGACCCCGAAGAGGCGCGCGCGATTATCGATCCAGTATTGAAGCTGATGATCGACGCAGTCCAGCGTTATGACGGATACGTCGTGCAATCGACCGGCGACGGAATCTTCGCGCTGTTCGGTGCGCCGGTTGCCCATGAGGACCATCCGCAGCGGGCCTTGTTCGCGGCGCTGCGCATGCAGGAGGAACTCAAGCGCTATTCTGATCGGATACGGCAGGATGGCTGGCTGCCGCTGCAGGCGCGGGTCGGGGCGAATACCGGCGAAGTGGTGGTGCGCTCGATCCAGACGGGCGCGTTACAGACCGAGTACACGCCGATCGGCCATACGGCGAATCTCGCATCACGGATGCAGGCCTTGGCGCCAATCGGCTCGATCGCGGTGACGGAGGCGACTCGCGGGTTGTGCGAAGGCTACTTCATTCTGAAGTCACTTGGTCCGACGCGAGTGAAGGGTCTGAGCGAACCGGTCAATGTCTATGAAGTGATGGGATTGGGACCGTTGCGGACGCGCTTACAACGAGCGGCCGGGCGTGGGCTGA
This window encodes:
- a CDS encoding AAA family ATPase, with the protein product MRCGRCGADNPDGKRFCGDCGAAFALCCPQCGAENPYDKKFCGDCGASLIQQPVAAEGAEASALVEATQSIGERRHLTVLFCDLVDSTALASQLDPEDWRSAVGAYHRTAAEAITRFGGHVAKYLGDGVMAFFGYPEAHDNDAERAARSGLALLDALAVLNESSAHPRLAARIGIDSGPVVVGAGAGPGADVFGDVPNVAARVQSAAESDSVFVTAATHRLISGLFITEDRGTQTLKGIAEPLPLYRIVRPSGARGRLEAAAAARGLTPFVGRDDELRLLTSRWERAREGEGQVALIIGEAGIGKSRLLHRFRETLSGAPHSWIDAAAGAFFQHTPFYPVTEILRQLVWVQSFNRLDDYLRDPTITSKRDSEPTPTPVSTVPDEAIAQLLTGLTQAGISPAVAIPLLAPLLNLALPSEYAPSSLPPDQQRRRLLATLVAWILATARTQPLIIAIEDLHWADPSTLELIQLLVEQGNTVPLFLLFTARPEFRSPWPLRSHHAQINLNRLNVRDVRTIVAQIAAQKALADETVSAVVDRTGGVPLFVEELTRALLERADARPTGREIPATLHDSLIARLDRLGPARETLQLGAVLGSDFSYELLYAIHPTHDHDELQRHLRLLTDAELLYVRGLAPDATYQFKHALIRDAAYEALLKSRRKELHRLVAQTIDTQFSTLKENQPEVLAQHWTEAGQIEPAIAAWIRASQAAKSRNAFNEALRHYEAAIELTGELPEAAEHDSQKLGLLAAMTQLLVNAKGLSAPETREAMEQACTLAEKVGNLPQLILHLFWIWLSVMAAGTPQSAAPIADEILVLAERDATPASLGLARLAQARVHLYTGDLLGAEEYFASYSIHLTGDELKPLYGGFAGAWALAGFGAWLLGHVDSARSRVARAIDLGSKSDDPYPLALALYVESRFFGYLKEFGRAEAAAARAAALSKEHGFGQVLQYARLEMGWARAQLGFASEGVSTINQSLAGLDEIGVRTGLADFLTQLAEAQALDGKVDIALSTIEKALVTNPEEVVFRPNALNCRGEIQLKLNHLDLAESDFRGAITLAKSMSAKSLELSATISLARLLRDTIRRDEAYSMLSAIYNWFTEGFDTTDLKEAKALLDELSA